Proteins from a single region of Desulfolutivibrio sulfoxidireducens:
- the fusA gene encoding elongation factor G has product MSSKKGPKKGGLAVIRNIGIIAHIDAGKTTLTERILYYSGKIHRMGEVHEGTATMDFMPEEQERGITIASACTTCPWRGHRVNIIDTPGHVDFTIEVERCLRVLDGAVGVFCAVAGVEPQSETVWRQSELHSVPKLAFVNKMDRLGADFQAAFSAMRTILKAPVVALQIPVGAGQDFSGVIDLLTMEKLVFDQTTQGEHYARLPLSEAEADMAGPWREAMVEAICERDEALVEDYLGGQEIALDRLRAAIRTATLERSLVPVLCGSALKNIGVQPLLDAVCDFLPSPEDRGGARGVDPATGEAKTFPPSPDAPLAALVFKVSMETGRRHVFLRVYSGRLAAGEEVRNVTRNENERAARLFSMHASHREKIDVVSAGDIALASGMRHARTGDTLCHAGAPILLETIAAYKPVISLALEPRNVEESDRLKEVLGKLLQEDPTLTLEHDEETDQIILSGMGELHLEVVLERVRREYGLSPRAGKPQVVYQETVAAEGVGEAEFLRELAEKEHYGHVAVRVSPLPRESGRDIGFAIDRAGYPVAWLDALAEGLADGLQSGTLRGYPVVDVRVRVTGLKIMEGKSSAVGYRMAAHQALKNALAQASPKLLEPIMFLEITVPDQFVGDVAGLLGSSGAKIENMFDRAGQKIVQALAPLRRLFGFSTQLRSATQGRAGMVMKFSKFDVLQ; this is encoded by the coding sequence ATGAGTTCCAAGAAAGGACCAAAGAAAGGTGGTCTGGCCGTTATCCGAAATATCGGCATCATCGCCCATATCGATGCCGGAAAGACCACCTTGACGGAACGCATCCTGTATTATTCCGGGAAAATCCATCGCATGGGCGAGGTGCATGAGGGCACGGCCACCATGGACTTCATGCCCGAAGAGCAGGAACGCGGCATCACCATCGCCTCGGCCTGCACCACCTGTCCCTGGCGCGGGCACCGGGTCAACATCATCGACACCCCGGGCCATGTGGATTTCACCATCGAGGTGGAACGCTGCCTGCGGGTTTTGGACGGGGCCGTGGGCGTGTTTTGCGCCGTGGCCGGGGTGGAACCCCAGTCCGAGACCGTGTGGCGGCAATCGGAACTCCACAGTGTGCCCAAGCTGGCCTTCGTCAACAAGATGGACCGGCTGGGGGCCGACTTCCAGGCGGCGTTCTCGGCCATGCGCACCATCCTCAAGGCCCCGGTGGTCGCCCTGCAGATCCCCGTGGGCGCGGGCCAGGACTTTTCCGGGGTCATCGACCTTTTGACCATGGAGAAACTGGTCTTCGACCAGACCACCCAGGGCGAGCACTACGCCAGGCTGCCTTTGTCCGAGGCCGAGGCGGACATGGCCGGACCGTGGCGGGAGGCCATGGTGGAGGCCATCTGCGAGCGCGACGAGGCCCTGGTGGAAGACTATCTGGGTGGCCAGGAGATCGCCCTGGACCGCCTGCGCGCGGCCATCCGCACGGCCACCCTGGAACGTTCCCTGGTGCCTGTTTTGTGCGGGTCGGCGCTCAAAAACATCGGGGTCCAGCCCCTTTTGGACGCCGTGTGCGATTTCCTGCCCAGCCCCGAGGACCGGGGCGGGGCGAGAGGCGTTGATCCGGCCACGGGAGAGGCCAAGACCTTTCCGCCCTCGCCGGACGCCCCCCTGGCCGCCCTGGTGTTCAAGGTGAGCATGGAGACCGGGCGGCGGCACGTGTTTTTGCGGGTCTATTCAGGGCGGCTTGCGGCCGGGGAAGAGGTGAGAAACGTCACCAGAAACGAGAACGAACGCGCGGCCCGGCTTTTTTCCATGCATGCCTCACACCGGGAGAAGATCGACGTGGTTTCGGCCGGGGACATCGCCCTGGCGTCGGGCATGCGCCACGCCAGGACCGGCGACACCCTGTGCCATGCCGGGGCGCCCATCCTGCTCGAAACGATCGCCGCTTACAAACCGGTCATCTCCCTGGCCCTGGAACCGCGCAACGTGGAGGAGTCGGACCGGCTCAAGGAGGTTCTGGGCAAGCTGCTCCAGGAGGACCCGACCCTGACCCTGGAACACGACGAGGAAACCGATCAGATCATTCTTTCGGGCATGGGCGAGTTGCACCTGGAGGTGGTCCTTGAGCGCGTGCGCCGCGAATACGGCCTGTCGCCGCGCGCGGGCAAGCCCCAGGTGGTCTATCAGGAGACGGTCGCGGCCGAGGGGGTGGGCGAGGCGGAATTTTTGCGCGAACTGGCCGAGAAGGAGCACTACGGCCATGTGGCCGTGCGGGTTTCCCCCTTGCCGCGCGAGTCCGGGCGGGACATCGGCTTTGCCATCGACCGCGCCGGTTACCCAGTCGCCTGGCTCGATGCCCTGGCCGAGGGCCTGGCGGACGGCCTGCAGTCCGGGACGCTACGCGGTTATCCGGTCGTGGACGTGCGGGTGCGGGTGACGGGGCTTAAAATCATGGAGGGCAAGTCCTCGGCCGTGGGCTACCGCATGGCCGCGCATCAGGCCCTGAAAAACGCCCTGGCCCAGGCCTCGCCGAAGCTCCTCGAACCCATCATGTTTTTGGAGATCACGGTTCCCGACCAGTTTGTCGGGGATGTGGCCGGGCTTTTGGGATCAAGCGGGGCCAAGATCGAAAACATGTTCGACCGGGCCGGGCAAAAGATCGTTCAGGCCCTGGCCCCCCTGCGGCGGCTTTTCGGCTTCTCGACCCAGTTGCGTTCCGCAACCCAGGGACGGGCGGGCATGGTCATGAAATTCTCCAAGTTTGACGTGCTGCAATAA
- a CDS encoding outer membrane protein assembly factor BamD — protein sequence MKRRLIRLFFVSVLWSMLTGCGIIDYYFLPPPEDTAQELYEAGREAMAAKKYYEAVEYFSKLKDRYPFSPYTPAGTIALGDAHFLDEDYAEAAAAYEEFETMHPRHEEIPYVLYQLGVSNYKRSESIDKPQDTMYEALETFHVLVANFPDTEYGKEGADYILKCRKRLAEHELFVADFYWRTDQYGAAWKRYMYVLDNFKELPEVQEYANLRAQLAYLEYQKTLSEEERIQIEGSWKLWFRSWL from the coding sequence ATGAAGAGACGCCTGATTCGACTGTTTTTTGTGTCCGTGCTTTGGTCCATGCTCACGGGCTGCGGAATCATCGATTACTATTTCCTGCCTCCCCCCGAGGATACCGCCCAGGAACTCTATGAGGCCGGGCGCGAGGCCATGGCCGCGAAGAAGTACTACGAAGCCGTCGAGTATTTTTCCAAGCTCAAGGACCGCTATCCCTTCAGCCCCTATACCCCGGCCGGGACCATCGCCCTGGGCGACGCCCACTTTCTCGATGAGGATTACGCCGAGGCCGCCGCGGCGTACGAGGAATTCGAGACCATGCATCCCAGGCACGAGGAGATCCCGTACGTGCTCTATCAGTTGGGTGTTTCCAACTACAAACGTTCCGAATCCATCGATAAGCCACAAGACACCATGTACGAGGCCCTGGAGACCTTCCATGTCCTGGTGGCCAACTTTCCGGACACGGAATACGGCAAGGAAGGCGCCGATTATATCCTCAAATGCCGCAAGCGGCTGGCCGAACACGAACTTTTTGTGGCTGACTTCTACTGGCGCACCGATCAGTACGGCGCGGCCTGGAAGAGGTACATGTATGTCCTGGACAATTTCAAGGAGCTTCCGGAAGTGCAGGAATACGCGAATCTACGCGCCCAGCTCGCCTACCTGGAATACCAGAAGACTTTGAGCGAAGAGGAACGTATCCAGATCGAGGGAAGCTGGAAGCTGTGGTTCAGGAGCTGGCTCTAA
- the trxB gene encoding thioredoxin-disulfide reductase codes for MKRFDAVVIGGGPAGMTAALYLLRSQATVAVVEKLSPGGQMLMTHLIENYPGFPDGIEGWRLADAMAAHVDKYPHVTIADEVTAMEQVPGGHRLKAGGEWIEAGAVVLCTGARYRRVGIPGEKELLGKGVSYCALCDGNFFRDQVVAVIGGGNSALEESLYLSRIVKKLHLIHRRDEFRAQKCFQDRCEVNPVISILRSRVVKEIQGTDKVTGIVVENKKTGEIQTLAVDGVFVFVGFEPQGDFYPEGLARDQAGFVITDDRMRTNIPGLFAAGDIRSKDCRQVATAVGDGAAAAHAAHAYLESLAAS; via the coding sequence ATGAAACGTTTTGATGCCGTGGTCATCGGGGGCGGTCCCGCCGGAATGACGGCCGCCCTTTATCTTTTGCGGTCCCAGGCGACCGTGGCCGTGGTGGAGAAGCTGTCCCCCGGCGGCCAGATGCTTATGACCCACCTGATCGAAAACTATCCCGGATTCCCCGACGGCATCGAGGGATGGCGGCTGGCGGACGCCATGGCCGCCCACGTGGACAAATATCCCCACGTCACAATCGCCGACGAGGTCACGGCCATGGAGCAGGTTCCGGGCGGGCACCGCCTCAAGGCCGGCGGGGAATGGATAGAGGCCGGCGCGGTCGTGTTGTGCACCGGAGCCCGTTACAGGCGGGTGGGCATCCCCGGCGAGAAGGAGCTTTTGGGCAAGGGCGTGTCCTACTGCGCCTTGTGCGACGGAAATTTCTTCCGGGATCAGGTGGTGGCGGTCATCGGCGGGGGCAACTCGGCCCTGGAGGAATCCCTGTATTTAAGCCGTATCGTCAAGAAACTCCACCTGATCCACCGTCGCGACGAATTTCGGGCTCAGAAGTGCTTTCAGGACCGATGCGAGGTCAATCCGGTCATTTCCATCCTGCGCTCACGCGTGGTCAAGGAAATACAGGGGACCGACAAGGTCACCGGGATCGTCGTCGAGAACAAAAAGACCGGCGAGATACAGACCCTGGCCGTGGACGGGGTTTTTGTTTTCGTCGGCTTCGAGCCCCAGGGCGATTTCTATCCCGAGGGCCTGGCCCGGGATCAGGCCGGGTTCGTCATCACCGACGACCGGATGCGCACGAATATCCCCGGCCTTTTCGCCGCCGGGGACATCCGGTCCAAGGACTGCCGGCAGGTGGCCACGGCCGTCGGTGACGGGGCGGCCGCCGCCCATGCCGCCCATGCCTATCTGGAGTCCCTGGCCGCATCGTGA
- the trxA gene encoding thioredoxin, whose amino-acid sequence MAIQLSDAAFEVEVLQCDLPVLVDFWAPWCGPCRAMGPVIDELTNEYAGQVKVAKMNVDENPSTPSKFGIRAIPTLILFKGGEVVEQITGAVSKSSIKEMLTQKAL is encoded by the coding sequence ATGGCTATCCAACTGAGTGACGCCGCCTTCGAGGTTGAGGTCCTGCAATGCGATTTGCCGGTTCTGGTCGATTTCTGGGCCCCCTGGTGTGGGCCGTGCCGGGCCATGGGGCCGGTCATCGACGAACTCACCAACGAGTACGCCGGACAGGTCAAGGTGGCCAAGATGAATGTCGACGAGAACCCCAGCACGCCGAGCAAATTCGGCATCCGGGCCATTCCCACCCTGATCCTGTTCAAGGGCGGCGAGGTCGTGGAACAGATCACCGGAGCCGTATCCAAAAGCAGCATCAAGGAAATGCTCACCCAGAAGGCGCTGTGA
- the tsaD gene encoding tRNA (adenosine(37)-N6)-threonylcarbamoyltransferase complex transferase subunit TsaD yields MLVLGIETSCDETSLALVSDDGPLLEKTALQEEVHSLFGGVVPELASREHLRLIGPLCEALFSQAGRAPRDLDAVAVARGPGLLGSLLVGLGLAKGLCLATGAPLVGVNHLHAHLLAAGIGRTIPYPALGLLVSGGHTQIWRMTSDFDFTLLGRTLDDAAGEAFDKTAKMLNLPYPGGRYIDALGRGVEPDHRLFPRPHLADPGLDFSFSGLKTAVAEHVRGNPGLRLARMPGPGEDFDPALASPGTRLACASLNWAVADTLRIKLFRAIQAFGPFSSLIVAGGVAANSRIRDMAAALAERMGLALVLPPLALCSDNGTMIAHMGLKLARAGLGHDLGLDAIPRGKKIPWDYRVLPLRESRVKDPPG; encoded by the coding sequence ATGCTCGTCCTAGGAATTGAAACGTCCTGCGACGAGACCAGCCTGGCCCTGGTCTCGGACGACGGGCCGCTTCTGGAAAAAACCGCCCTGCAGGAGGAGGTGCATTCCCTCTTCGGCGGGGTGGTTCCGGAGTTGGCCTCCAGGGAGCACTTGCGCCTGATCGGCCCCCTGTGCGAGGCCCTTTTTTCCCAGGCCGGTCGTGCCCCGAGGGACCTGGACGCCGTGGCCGTGGCCCGTGGTCCGGGGCTTCTGGGCAGCCTCCTGGTTGGCCTGGGCCTGGCCAAGGGCCTGTGTCTGGCCACCGGGGCGCCGCTTGTCGGGGTCAACCATCTGCACGCCCACCTTCTGGCCGCCGGGATCGGCCGGACCATCCCCTATCCGGCCCTGGGGCTTCTGGTGTCCGGCGGGCACACCCAGATATGGCGCATGACCTCGGATTTCGATTTCACCCTTTTGGGCCGCACCCTGGACGACGCGGCGGGCGAGGCCTTTGACAAAACGGCCAAGATGCTCAATCTGCCGTATCCCGGCGGCCGGTACATTGACGCGTTGGGGCGGGGCGTCGAACCCGACCACAGGCTCTTTCCGAGGCCCCATCTCGCCGATCCGGGGCTCGATTTCAGCTTCAGCGGCCTCAAGACCGCCGTGGCCGAACATGTGCGCGGCAATCCCGGCCTGCGCCTGGCGCGCATGCCCGGACCGGGCGAGGACTTCGATCCCGCCCTGGCCAGTCCCGGCACCCGTCTGGCCTGCGCCTCGCTCAACTGGGCCGTGGCCGATACCCTGCGCATCAAGCTGTTTCGGGCCATCCAGGCCTTTGGCCCGTTTTCGTCGCTCATCGTGGCCGGCGGCGTGGCCGCCAATTCCCGCATCCGGGACATGGCCGCCGCCCTGGCCGAACGCATGGGGCTGGCCCTTGTGTTGCCGCCGCTGGCGCTTTGCTCGGACAACGGGACCATGATCGCCCATATGGGCCTGAAGCTGGCCAGGGCCGGGCTTGGCCATGACCTGGGTCTGGATGCGATCCCCAGAGGAAAAAAAATACCTTGGGATTATCGCGTGTTGCCTTTACGAGAAAGCCGGGTGAAGGACCCGCCGGGTTGA
- the fbp gene encoding class 1 fructose-bisphosphatase, producing MPQVTVTEHLLLHQKESPMATGRFTRLLNELILAAKIISREVRKAGLVDVLGFTGEVNVQGEQVQKLDEYANKVLIHRMERAGVLCAIASEENADLILIPDSFPKGEYFLIFDPLDGSSNIDANVNVGTIFSIYRAKESGNGERLSDLLQKGAEQVAAGYFLYGTSTMMVYTTGAGVHGFTMDPSVGEFLLSHPNIRIPETGRIYSVNEAYWMYWDEATREAVSYFKGSDNTRGKPYSLRYIGSLVADFHRNLLYGGIFLYPADRRDPKKPVGKLRLLCEASPLAFVCRQAGGASSDGERDILDIEPQELHQRVPLFIGSKNDVRTVTEIFARHRGCSS from the coding sequence GTGCCCCAAGTCACCGTCACCGAGCATCTGCTTCTGCACCAGAAGGAGTCCCCCATGGCCACCGGGCGGTTCACCCGCCTGCTCAACGAGCTCATCCTGGCGGCCAAGATCATTTCCCGGGAGGTGCGAAAGGCCGGGTTGGTGGACGTTCTGGGTTTCACCGGGGAAGTCAATGTTCAGGGCGAGCAGGTGCAAAAGCTCGACGAATACGCCAACAAGGTGCTCATTCACCGCATGGAGCGGGCCGGGGTGTTGTGCGCCATCGCCTCCGAGGAGAACGCCGACCTCATCCTGATTCCGGACTCGTTCCCCAAGGGGGAGTATTTTCTCATTTTCGATCCCCTGGACGGCTCGTCCAACATCGATGCCAACGTCAACGTGGGCACCATCTTCTCCATCTATCGGGCCAAGGAATCCGGCAACGGCGAACGCCTGAGCGATCTGCTCCAGAAAGGCGCCGAACAGGTGGCCGCAGGCTATTTCCTGTACGGCACCTCGACCATGATGGTCTACACCACGGGCGCCGGGGTGCACGGATTCACCATGGATCCCAGCGTGGGGGAGTTTCTGCTTTCCCACCCGAACATCCGGATCCCGGAAACCGGCAGGATCTATTCGGTCAACGAGGCCTATTGGATGTATTGGGACGAGGCCACCCGGGAGGCCGTATCCTACTTCAAGGGGTCGGACAACACCCGGGGCAAGCCCTATTCCCTGCGTTACATCGGCTCACTGGTGGCCGATTTCCATCGAAATCTCCTTTATGGGGGCATCTTCCTGTACCCCGCCGATCGGCGCGACCCCAAAAAACCCGTCGGGAAGCTGCGGCTTTTGTGCGAGGCCTCGCCCCTGGCCTTTGTCTGCCGCCAGGCGGGCGGGGCGTCCAGCGACGGCGAAAGGGACATCCTGGACATCGAACCCCAGGAGTTGCACCAGCGCGTGCCGCTTTTCATCGGCAGCAAAAACGACGTGCGCACGGTGACCGAGATTTTTGCCAGACATCGCGGATGCTCGTCCTAG
- a CDS encoding tetratricopeptide repeat protein, whose amino-acid sequence MIEKIDLYREVLAIEPNSKVFFPLARELAGTGRLDEAVRTLEVGIGFHPDHLEATFLLVELLSRQDKEEEAVRVFSGVRESLIRYPSVWRLWSRHAAFASRDPVLALAFLAQYFRDPGLTFAEVLEKGLEVLAGAGLAPASEKPAPALAAVAAEMPEVQAEMPEVQAEMPEVQAETAVPEADFSVENKTCPASGAMPLRGADEVRQLAGLWEGQGEETLAASPEPGGGEAKAARTAQLADMGIRTRTMASLLAAQGDIQGAVDIYAELAAKLPSGPERDEIAARIAELSARGAAPVVPVAVPREAAPAPPKAKGKAKLIGLLDALAGRLEARVGP is encoded by the coding sequence ATGATCGAAAAAATTGATCTCTACCGCGAAGTGCTGGCCATCGAGCCCAACTCCAAGGTCTTTTTTCCCCTGGCCCGGGAATTGGCCGGGACCGGACGCCTTGACGAGGCGGTCCGCACCCTGGAGGTCGGCATCGGGTTTCATCCGGATCACCTGGAGGCCACATTCCTGCTCGTGGAGCTGTTGAGCCGCCAGGACAAGGAAGAGGAGGCCGTCAGGGTCTTTTCGGGCGTGCGGGAGAGCCTGATCCGGTATCCGTCCGTGTGGAGGTTGTGGTCCAGGCACGCCGCCTTCGCCTCCCGCGATCCGGTGTTGGCCCTGGCCTTTCTGGCCCAATATTTCCGCGATCCGGGCCTGACCTTCGCCGAGGTCCTGGAAAAGGGCCTGGAGGTCCTGGCCGGCGCCGGACTGGCCCCCGCTTCGGAGAAGCCCGCCCCGGCGCTGGCGGCCGTCGCGGCTGAAATGCCCGAGGTCCAGGCCGAAATGCCCGAGGTCCAGGCCGAAATGCCCGAGGTCCAGGCCGAAACGGCCGTTCCGGAGGCGGATTTTTCCGTCGAAAACAAGACCTGCCCGGCCTCAGGGGCCATGCCCCTGCGCGGGGCCGACGAGGTGCGGCAATTGGCCGGCCTTTGGGAGGGGCAGGGAGAGGAAACGCTTGCGGCGTCCCCCGAGCCAGGGGGCGGGGAGGCCAAGGCGGCCAGGACCGCCCAGCTTGCGGACATGGGCATCCGAACCAGGACCATGGCCTCGCTTCTGGCCGCCCAGGGCGACATCCAGGGCGCTGTGGACATCTATGCCGAACTGGCCGCCAAACTGCCGTCCGGCCCCGAGCGCGACGAGATCGCGGCCAGGATCGCCGAATTGTCCGCACGCGGGGCCGCCCCGGTCGTCCCTGTGGCCGTGCCGCGGGAAGCCGCGCCCGCGCCTCCCAAGGCCAAGGGCAAGGCCAAGCTCATCGGCCTGCTTGACGCCCTGGCCGGTCGTTTGGAGGCCCGTGTAGGGCCCTGA
- a CDS encoding FtsB family cell division protein gives MLWRRILLSALVTFNLFLLYNLVWSENGIFAYLDLKSRHAHLVKTRQALDERSLDLSQEIRWLKTDRAFTEKMARARMNYLKENEILYQFPKDVPGGKEGPSPDDRKN, from the coding sequence ATGCTCTGGCGAAGAATACTCCTCTCGGCGCTCGTCACATTTAATCTCTTTTTGCTCTACAATCTGGTGTGGAGCGAAAACGGAATTTTCGCCTATCTGGACCTGAAATCCCGTCACGCCCATCTCGTCAAAACGCGCCAGGCCCTCGATGAGAGATCGCTGGATTTGAGCCAGGAGATTCGCTGGCTCAAGACCGACCGGGCCTTCACGGAAAAAATGGCCAGGGCGCGAATGAACTATCTCAAGGAGAACGAGATCCTCTACCAGTTTCCCAAGGATGTCCCGGGAGGCAAGGAGGGGCCATCGCCCGATGATCGAAAAAATTGA
- the pgsA gene encoding CDP-diacylglycerol--glycerol-3-phosphate 3-phosphatidyltransferase, with product MLFNAANNLTLARVAVVPVLVVMLSFPGRLMCLAAMLLFIVAAITDIFDGYIARRFNLVTTMGKFLDPLADKLLVASVLVMLAGQGFIPAWVAVVIICREIAVTGLRAVAADMGVIIAADAFGKLKTVLQAVALCPLILHYSWYGLDPAPFGMVLLYVALVLTVGSGVNYFFNFHGVMVKGDR from the coding sequence ATGCTTTTTAACGCGGCCAACAACCTGACCCTGGCCCGGGTCGCCGTGGTTCCGGTCCTGGTGGTCATGCTTTCCTTCCCTGGCCGGCTCATGTGCCTGGCGGCCATGCTCCTTTTCATCGTGGCCGCGATCACGGATATTTTCGACGGGTACATCGCCCGGCGTTTCAATCTGGTCACCACCATGGGCAAGTTTCTCGATCCCCTGGCCGACAAGCTCCTGGTGGCCTCGGTGCTCGTCATGCTGGCCGGCCAGGGCTTCATCCCGGCCTGGGTGGCCGTGGTCATCATCTGCCGGGAGATCGCGGTCACGGGGCTTCGGGCCGTGGCCGCGGACATGGGGGTGATCATCGCCGCCGACGCCTTCGGCAAGCTCAAGACCGTGCTGCAGGCCGTGGCCCTGTGTCCGCTCATCCTGCACTATTCCTGGTACGGCCTGGATCCGGCCCCCTTTGGGATGGTGCTTTTGTATGTGGCCCTTGTCTTGACTGTGGGCTCGGGTGTAAACTATTTTTTCAATTTCCATGGGGTGATGGTCAAGGGTGATCGCTGA
- a CDS encoding Mrp/NBP35 family ATP-binding protein, with the protein MSEEKESSCASCSSSGGAGGTCGGAEVAESLRDVLITSTLEKIRYKIFVMSGKGGVGKSSVAVNMACALSMRGFRVGILDVDIHGPSVPRMLGLTGTLEVEQGPVIKPKKFSDTLFVVSMQSLLTDPDQAVLWRGPMKTSAIRQFISDVDWGELDFLVIDSPPGTGDEHMTVLKTIPDALCLVVTTPQEVSLADVRKAVNFLQYAQANILGVVENMSGLICPHCHKEIELFKKGGGRLLAEKYGLSFLGAVPLDPVTVLAGDIGKPVVMLDEDTPVKRAFLALADAVAEAAQSGLEAYVSMRP; encoded by the coding sequence ATGTCCGAAGAAAAAGAATCGTCGTGCGCGTCGTGTTCCTCCTCGGGGGGGGCGGGCGGCACCTGCGGTGGCGCGGAGGTTGCGGAGTCGCTGCGTGATGTGCTCATCACCTCCACGCTGGAGAAGATCCGCTACAAGATATTCGTCATGAGCGGCAAGGGCGGCGTGGGCAAGAGCTCGGTGGCCGTGAACATGGCCTGCGCCCTGTCCATGCGCGGATTCCGGGTGGGGATTCTGGATGTGGACATCCACGGTCCGAGCGTGCCGCGCATGCTGGGTCTGACCGGAACCCTGGAGGTGGAGCAGGGCCCGGTGATCAAGCCCAAGAAATTCAGCGACACCCTTTTCGTGGTCTCCATGCAGTCGCTTTTGACCGATCCCGACCAGGCCGTGCTGTGGCGCGGTCCCATGAAGACCTCGGCCATCCGCCAGTTCATCTCCGACGTGGATTGGGGGGAACTCGATTTTCTGGTCATCGATTCGCCGCCGGGAACAGGCGACGAGCATATGACCGTGCTCAAGACCATTCCCGACGCCCTGTGCCTGGTGGTCACCACCCCCCAGGAGGTTTCCCTGGCCGACGTACGCAAGGCCGTGAATTTCCTGCAATATGCCCAGGCCAATATCCTTGGCGTGGTGGAAAACATGAGCGGGCTGATCTGCCCCCATTGCCACAAGGAAATCGAACTGTTCAAAAAGGGCGGCGGACGGCTTTTAGCGGAGAAATATGGGCTTTCCTTTTTGGGGGCCGTGCCCCTTGATCCGGTCACGGTGCTGGCCGGAGACATCGGCAAGCCTGTGGTCATGCTCGACGAGGACACTCCGGTGAAGCGGGCGTTTCTGGCCCTGGCCGACGCTGTGGCCGAGGCCGCCCAGTCTGGCCTGGAGGCCTACGTCAGCATGCGTCCCTGA
- a CDS encoding protein-L-isoaspartate(D-aspartate) O-methyltransferase has translation MDTGRRTLRIDLRRNRDRMVREQIEARGIHETSVLRAMRAVPRHLFVEEALIPQAYEDHPLPLGHGQTISQPYVVAWMTWLLDVAPDMKVLEIGTGSGYQAAVLAEMGARVYTVERIKPLLETAQRRLADLRYTQVRFKLDDGTLGWPEEAPFDRILVTAAGPVIPDPLVEQLADPGKMAIPVGPSKRGQTLMLLEKQNGRVTTRDMGGVMFVDLVGRHGW, from the coding sequence ATGGACACGGGGAGGCGGACGTTGCGCATCGATTTGCGGCGAAACAGGGATCGCATGGTCCGCGAGCAGATCGAGGCCCGGGGAATTCACGAGACGTCGGTCTTGCGGGCCATGCGGGCCGTGCCGCGGCATCTCTTCGTCGAAGAGGCCCTTATTCCCCAGGCGTATGAGGACCATCCCCTGCCTCTGGGGCACGGGCAGACCATCTCCCAGCCCTATGTGGTGGCCTGGATGACCTGGCTTTTAGACGTGGCCCCGGACATGAAGGTCCTGGAGATCGGCACCGGATCGGGGTATCAGGCCGCCGTCCTGGCGGAGATGGGCGCGCGGGTGTACACGGTGGAGCGGATCAAGCCGCTTTTGGAGACGGCGCAACGGCGCCTGGCCGATTTGCGTTATACCCAGGTCCGGTTCAAACTCGACGACGGCACTCTGGGTTGGCCCGAAGAGGCCCCCTTTGATCGCATCCTGGTCACCGCGGCCGGGCCGGTCATTCCCGATCCCCTGGTGGAGCAACTGGCCGATCCGGGGAAAATGGCCATTCCCGTGGGCCCCTCCAAGCGTGGCCAGACATTGATGCTCCTGGAAAAACAAAACGGCCGGGTGACCACCAGGGACATGGGCGGGGTGATGTTCGTGGATCTGGTCGGCAGGCACGGCTGGTAG
- a CDS encoding CBS domain-containing protein, with the protein MLTVRDIMTDKLIALRDSDNLYTARQIMDMARIRHIPIVDEDGVFIGLVTHRDMLSAAVSKLAEIDDETQDEIYSGIPIKEVMRQDVRHTTPDAPLRDAAQMLLTHKYGCLPVVENKKLSGILTESDFIRLSIILMDAVDNSGVEASID; encoded by the coding sequence ATGTTGACCGTCCGGGACATCATGACCGACAAGCTCATCGCCCTGCGCGACTCCGACAACCTGTACACCGCCCGACAGATCATGGACATGGCCCGAATCCGGCACATTCCCATCGTGGACGAGGACGGGGTCTTCATCGGACTTGTGACCCACCGGGACATGCTCTCGGCCGCCGTGTCCAAGCTGGCGGAAATCGATGACGAAACCCAGGACGAGATATACTCCGGCATCCCCATCAAGGAAGTCATGCGCCAGGACGTCCGGCACACCACTCCCGACGCGCCGCTTCGCGACGCCGCCCAGATGCTTTTGACCCATAAATACGGGTGCCTGCCCGTGGTCGAAAACAAAAAACTGTCGGGCATCCTCACCGAATCCGACTTCATCCGGCTCTCGATCATTCTTATGGACGCCGTGGACAATTCCGGCGTGGAGGCGTCCATCGACTGA